From Salvelinus sp. IW2-2015 linkage group LG33, ASM291031v2, whole genome shotgun sequence, one genomic window encodes:
- the LOC111957910 gene encoding protein FAM216A, with product MRKQVTFVEEIRKGDRLIKRGGSRVLATRSAESNNMYHHRYIDSEHVYKEQNTRVEMHRTAHFKVPDHQQVKTIHVPKSMMTAPFLQHPTLTTGQKRYLYSIANVYSTEHMRRLMKQHYLNVLHRCIKSGHSSLDGTKHTTGGPLLKDRLTFKMDNERDSGSRIKPYGQRNGTTVHSKVILPKITNSPSAE from the exons atgagaaaacaggtTACATTTGTCGAGGAAATAAGAAAAGGAGATCGCCTGATAAAACGCGGTGGTAGTCGCGTTTTAGCAACAAG ATCTGCGGAGTCAAATAACATGTACCATCATAGATATatag ACTCTGAGCATGTGTATAAGGAACAAAACACCAGGGTGGAGATGCACAGGACAGCACATTTCAAGGTTCCTGACCACCAGCAGGTGAAAACCATACACGTCCCCAAGTCCATGATGACTGCACCATTTCTACAG CATCCAACCCTCACAACTGGACAGAAACGATATCTCTACAGTATTGCAAATGTTTACAGCACCGAGCACATGAGACGACTGATGAAGCAACACTATCTCAATGTGCTGCACCGGTGTATAAAATCAG GTCATAGCTCTTTGGATGGAACCAAACATACTACTGGAGGCCCACTGCTTAAAGATCGGCTCACGTTCAAGATGGACAATGAGAGAGATTCTGGATCTAGGATCAAGCCATATGGACAGAGGAATGGCACCACAGTGCACTCTAAAGTTATCCTCCCAAAGATTACCAACAGTCCCAGTGCAGAGTGA
- the LOC111957695 gene encoding cell cycle checkpoint control protein RAD9B — translation MKCVIERNGVKVFGKAVHALARIGDELWLDPMMKGLAMRSVNSAHSAYACFLFSPLFFQHYSPDTGPAQDSGTVKCKLVMKSVLPLFRCLATIERNVDSCQISINLPDNRVIFQFHCRHGITKTHNLGFQESEALQAVFPSHLCPNVLKAQPRLLGDMVMHFPVSQEEITLSMSPLRVNLKSYYEDESDQMKAMHTEMSLDPSEFDYFQVGVDSDITFCLKELRGLLSFAESHGLPVSAHFGAAGKPVAFSVDDMVLEASVVLATLVNPESRTPSQATEAQAPAALRCGGVAEPPEGPCEADAGPPQAQGFPSAGELIASSQGSPVFCGAALMREFTRTGEDSDRLRTPRYTHRGRGITTPPSSKVRSLLFGAVSCEQGDGCTSMLPSLACSSDTEDGGEERASGAL, via the exons ATGAAGTGTGTCATTGAAAGAAACGGTGTTAAAG TGTTTGGGAAGGCTGTTCATGCCCTGGCACGCATAGGAGATGAATTATGGTTGGATCCTATGATGAAAGGG TTGGCAATGAGGTCAGTGAACTCAGCCCATTCTGCCTACGCCTGCttcctcttctccccactgttcTTCCAACACTACAGCCCAGACACAGGACCAGCCCAGGACAGTGGAACTGTCAAATGCAAGTTGGTCATGAAG TCAGTGCTGCCGCTGTTTCGGTGCCTGGCTACCATTGAGCGTAATGTGGATAGCTGTCAAATATCCATCAATCTCCCAGACAACCGGGTGATATTCCAGTTTCACTGCAGACATG GTATCACCAAAACACACAACCTGGGTTTCCAGGAAAGTGAAGCTCTGCAGGCAGTGTTTCCTTCTCACCTCTGCCCCAATGTCCTGAAGGCCCAGCCCAG ACTTCTAGGCGACATGGTGATGCACTTCCCAGTGTCTCAGGAAGAGATCACTCTGTCCATGTCTCCTCTGAGAGTCAATCTGAAAAGCTACTATGAAGATGAAAGCG ATCAAATGAAGGCCATGCATACTGAGATGTCTTTAGATCCCAGTGAGTTTGACTACTTCCAGGTTGGAGTTGACTCAGACATAACCTTCTGTCTGAAGGAGCTGAGG GGATTGCTGTCATTTGCTGAATCACATGGTCTACCAGTATCTGCTCACTTTGGCGCCGCAGGAAA GCCGGTGGCCTTCAGTGTAGATGACATGGTGCTGGAGGCCAGTGTGGTGTTGGCTACTCTTGTCAACCCAGAGAGCAGGACCCCCTCCCAGGCTACAGAGGCCCAGGCTCCTGCTGCACTAAG GTGTGGAGGTGTTGCGGAGCCTCCGGAGGGCCCGTGTGAGGCAGATGCCGGTCCCCCCCAGGCCCAGGGGTTTCCCTCTGCAGGCGAGCTGATAGCATCCAGCCAGGGAAGCCCAGTGTTCTGTGGAGCAGCCCTCATGAGAGAGTTCACCAGGACAGGAGAGGATTCTGATAGGCTCAGAACACCACGTTACACACACAGAGGTCGTGGCATCACAACTCCTCCTTCCTCCAAG GTTCGCTCCCTCCTCTTTGGGGCCGTGTCCTGTGAGCAAGGTGATGGTTGCACCTCTATGCTGCCCAGTCTGGCGTGTTCCAGTGATACAgaagatgggggagaggagagggccagtGGTGCATTGTAA